The Streptomyces sp. RKAG293 genome includes a region encoding these proteins:
- a CDS encoding DUF885 domain-containing protein: MSTNTSSPLPRQVADAYVDHLIELDPIMGTYLGIAQSNSSLPDYSPAGTSAVADLARTTLDLLTQAEARPGADTDAERRCARLLRERLNAELAVHEAAEGLRAVSNIHSPLHSMREVFSVTPSETTEDWTAIAARLRAVPAALEGYRASLAEGLDRKLPAGPLQVTTVIGQLTGWIGTDSSYFGTIAAPGPEELRGELDAAAAGATEALVALRDWLRDIYAPSVEGAPETVGRERYARWSRYWNGTDLDLDEAYAYGWSEYHRIHEEMKTEAAKILPGAATPWEALAHLEEHGTRVEGVEEVRAWLQSLMDEAIEALDGTHFELADRVKRVESRIAPPGGAAAPYYLQPSEDFSRPGTTWLPTMGKTSFPVYDLVSTWYHEGVPGHHLQLAQWTHVAESLSRYQATVGLVSANCEGWALYAERLMDELGFLTDPERRLGYLDAQMMRSTRIIVDIGMHLELEIPAHSPFHPGERWTPELGREFFGLHSGRPADFVDSELIRYLGMPGQAIGYKLGERAWLTGREAARKAHGDAFDAKAWHMAALSQGSLGLDDLVTELSAL, from the coding sequence ATGTCCACGAATACCAGCAGCCCGCTGCCCCGCCAGGTGGCCGACGCGTACGTCGACCACCTCATCGAACTCGACCCGATCATGGGTACCTACCTCGGCATCGCGCAGAGCAACTCCTCTCTGCCCGACTACTCCCCCGCCGGGACGAGCGCCGTCGCCGACCTCGCCCGCACCACGCTGGACCTGCTGACCCAGGCCGAGGCGCGGCCGGGCGCGGACACCGACGCGGAGCGGCGCTGCGCCCGGCTGCTGCGCGAGCGGCTCAACGCCGAACTCGCCGTGCACGAGGCCGCGGAAGGGCTGCGCGCGGTCAGCAACATCCACTCGCCGCTGCACTCGATGCGCGAGGTCTTCAGCGTCACCCCGTCCGAGACCACGGAGGACTGGACCGCGATCGCCGCCCGGCTGCGCGCCGTCCCGGCCGCGCTGGAGGGCTACCGCGCCTCGCTCGCCGAAGGCCTCGACCGCAAGCTGCCGGCCGGCCCCCTCCAGGTGACGACCGTCATCGGCCAGCTGACCGGCTGGATCGGCACCGACAGCAGCTACTTCGGGACCATCGCCGCGCCCGGCCCCGAGGAGCTGCGCGGTGAGCTCGATGCCGCAGCCGCCGGTGCCACCGAAGCCCTCGTGGCCCTGCGCGACTGGCTCCGCGACATCTACGCCCCGAGCGTCGAGGGCGCGCCGGAGACCGTCGGCCGCGAGCGCTACGCCCGCTGGTCGCGGTACTGGAACGGCACCGACCTCGATCTCGACGAGGCCTACGCGTACGGCTGGTCCGAGTACCACCGCATCCACGAGGAGATGAAGACCGAGGCCGCGAAGATCCTGCCCGGCGCGGCGACTCCCTGGGAGGCCCTGGCCCACCTGGAGGAGCACGGAACCCGCGTCGAGGGCGTCGAGGAGGTCAGGGCCTGGCTCCAGTCGCTGATGGACGAGGCCATCGAGGCGCTGGACGGCACCCACTTCGAGCTGGCCGACCGCGTCAAGCGCGTCGAGTCGCGGATCGCCCCGCCCGGCGGCGCCGCGGCTCCTTACTACCTGCAGCCGTCGGAGGACTTCTCCCGCCCGGGCACGACCTGGCTGCCGACGATGGGCAAGACCAGCTTCCCCGTCTACGACCTGGTGTCCACCTGGTACCACGAGGGCGTACCCGGCCATCACCTGCAGCTCGCCCAGTGGACGCACGTCGCGGAGTCCCTCTCCCGCTACCAGGCGACCGTCGGTCTGGTCAGCGCGAACTGCGAGGGCTGGGCGCTGTACGCCGAGCGCCTCATGGACGAGCTGGGCTTCCTCACCGATCCCGAGCGCCGGCTCGGCTACCTCGACGCACAGATGATGCGCTCGACCCGCATCATCGTCGACATCGGCATGCACCTGGAGCTGGAGATCCCCGCCCACTCCCCGTTCCACCCCGGCGAGCGCTGGACGCCGGAGCTGGGCCGGGAGTTCTTCGGTCTGCACAGCGGCCGCCCCGCCGACTTCGTCGACAGCGAGCTGATCCGCTACCTCGGCATGCCCGGCCAGGCCATCGGCTACAAGCTCGGCGAGCGCGCCTGGCTGACCGGCCGCGAGGCCGCCCGCAAGGCCCACGGCGACGCCTTCGACGCCAAGGCCTGGCACATGGCCGCCCTCTCCCAGGGCTCCCTCGGCCTCGACGACCTGGTCACCGAGCTCTCAGCCCTGTAG